One region of Skermanella mucosa genomic DNA includes:
- a CDS encoding glycosyltransferase family 4 protein — protein sequence MRIVLDLQACQSPSRLRGIGRYSLELAKAMARSPRGHEILIAMNGALDQTVEPIRQAFDGLMPWENMPVWSQPTGVSFLTGESRWRIEAAERIRERFLQGLRPDVVHVSSLFEGLYHDVTTSVAGAVPGLPTAVTLYDLIPLAHPEVLPDDPRSSEWYARKLMSLRRADMLLAISDHSAREASEMLGIGGDRIRTIHSAADPRFRPADAAEARRDGGKALLKRLNITRPFVLFVGTVDPHKNLAGLLQAYARLPRDLRKSHQLVLVCVVNPPDRIRVPIMAREAGLSDSDYVLTGQLSDIDLVELYRECRLFVCPSFREGFGLPALEAMACGTPAITSNTTSFPEVVGRADAMFDPHSPDSISARMAAVLGDPGLLADLARHGRERAGRYSWEATADKAFDALEELHARHSCPTSGPAAWPAHAARRPRLALVGPLPPERSSVAAWSASLAAELVRHYDVECVAARGEILPPVTAAGTPVRTVEWFTANAAEFDRVVYAIGDDRACLPWMLDLLRRVTGTVVLYDGGIRRTLADLEAETGEPFLLREVYLSHGWTAAVEVARSADREEACGRYPCLEGIAAAAAGIVSRAGDAHPRAGSETWSPADLIDLGPDATPARFVEAIETWGRHARLSILRDLAEDIVAIPSPEPPGTAAWETVLRCAAENLPSGGGLRQILVDVSEVGLRDAGTGIQRVAKNILIELLKNPPAGFRVEPVLDDGSGTLRYARGFAARIMGVPDLGLPEDLVDARNGDVFIGLDLTSHLVEGRAALNRSLKSRGIRSYFVVYDLLPLIQPDWFVPFHHFRIWVQQIAIHCEGLICISRSVADQLFDWLPRLDVQRDTPLRIGHFHLGADIGTTAAGTTAGEPGPEVARVLSSRHPVFLTVGTVEPRKGHAQALAAFEQLWSEGVEAELVIVGKQGWKVEALVEKLRGHPEAGRRLHWFAGASDADLNALYGGCSALLAVSLDEGFGLPLIEAAKHAQPILARDLPVFREIAGDHASYFSGTSPRDLADALRRWMRDQKAGKVRGTAEMPWLTWEQSARRFTEVIFGDLWDATYHADREGSDRRQPFAGANSEAPAEAAEAARAAEPVAAGSD from the coding sequence ATGCGCATCGTCCTGGACCTCCAGGCCTGCCAGTCGCCGAGCCGGCTGCGCGGAATTGGCCGCTACTCCCTCGAACTGGCCAAGGCCATGGCCCGCTCGCCGCGCGGCCACGAGATCCTCATCGCCATGAACGGCGCCCTGGACCAGACGGTCGAGCCGATCAGGCAGGCTTTCGACGGCCTGATGCCGTGGGAAAACATGCCGGTATGGTCGCAGCCGACCGGCGTCAGCTTCCTCACCGGGGAGAGTCGGTGGCGCATCGAGGCGGCGGAGCGGATCCGCGAACGCTTCCTCCAGGGGCTGCGCCCCGACGTCGTCCACGTCAGCAGCCTGTTCGAAGGACTCTACCACGACGTGACGACGTCGGTCGCCGGGGCGGTGCCGGGGCTTCCGACCGCGGTCACCCTTTACGACCTGATACCGCTCGCCCATCCCGAGGTGCTGCCCGACGATCCCCGCAGTTCCGAATGGTACGCCCGCAAGCTGATGTCCCTGCGGCGGGCCGACATGCTTCTCGCCATATCGGACCATTCGGCCCGGGAAGCCTCAGAAATGCTCGGCATCGGGGGCGACCGGATCCGCACCATCCATTCCGCTGCCGATCCCAGGTTCCGCCCCGCCGACGCGGCGGAGGCCCGCCGCGACGGCGGCAAGGCCCTGCTGAAGCGGCTGAACATCACGCGGCCCTTCGTGCTGTTCGTCGGGACGGTCGATCCCCACAAGAACCTCGCCGGCCTGCTCCAGGCCTATGCCCGGCTGCCGCGCGACCTGAGGAAGAGCCACCAGCTGGTGCTGGTCTGCGTCGTCAATCCGCCTGACCGCATCAGGGTCCCGATCATGGCGCGCGAGGCCGGGCTGTCCGATAGCGACTATGTGCTGACCGGCCAGCTATCGGACATCGATCTGGTAGAGCTGTACCGCGAATGCCGGCTGTTCGTCTGTCCGTCGTTCCGCGAAGGCTTCGGGCTTCCGGCCCTGGAAGCGATGGCCTGCGGAACGCCGGCGATCACCTCGAACACGACCAGCTTTCCCGAGGTCGTCGGCCGCGCCGACGCGATGTTCGACCCGCATTCGCCTGACTCGATTTCCGCCCGGATGGCGGCCGTCCTGGGCGATCCAGGACTTCTCGCCGACCTGGCCCGTCACGGCCGGGAACGTGCCGGGCGCTACAGCTGGGAGGCCACCGCCGACAAGGCTTTCGACGCCCTGGAGGAGCTTCATGCGCGCCACTCCTGTCCGACCTCCGGCCCGGCCGCGTGGCCTGCGCATGCCGCGAGGCGCCCGCGGCTCGCCCTGGTCGGCCCGCTGCCGCCGGAACGGTCCTCCGTGGCCGCGTGGTCGGCCTCCCTGGCGGCCGAGCTGGTCCGGCACTACGATGTCGAATGCGTCGCCGCCCGGGGCGAAATCCTCCCCCCGGTGACCGCCGCGGGGACGCCGGTCCGGACGGTGGAATGGTTCACGGCCAACGCCGCGGAGTTCGACCGGGTGGTCTACGCCATCGGGGACGACCGGGCCTGCCTGCCCTGGATGCTCGATCTGCTGCGCCGCGTCACCGGTACGGTGGTGTTGTACGACGGCGGGATCCGCCGGACACTCGCCGACCTGGAGGCTGAAACCGGCGAGCCCTTCCTGTTGCGCGAAGTCTACCTGTCCCACGGCTGGACCGCGGCCGTCGAGGTCGCGAGATCCGCCGACCGGGAGGAGGCGTGCGGCAGGTACCCCTGTCTCGAGGGGATCGCGGCCGCCGCTGCCGGCATCGTGAGCCGGGCCGGCGACGCGCACCCCCGGGCGGGTTCGGAAACGTGGAGTCCGGCAGACCTGATCGACCTGGGCCCGGATGCCACGCCGGCCCGGTTCGTGGAAGCGATTGAAACCTGGGGGCGGCACGCGCGCCTGTCGATCCTGCGGGATCTGGCGGAAGACATCGTGGCGATCCCATCCCCGGAGCCGCCCGGGACGGCGGCCTGGGAAACCGTCCTGCGATGCGCCGCCGAGAACCTGCCCTCGGGCGGCGGCCTGCGCCAGATCCTCGTGGACGTCTCTGAAGTCGGCCTGCGCGACGCGGGGACCGGCATCCAGCGGGTTGCCAAGAATATCCTGATCGAGCTGCTGAAGAACCCTCCCGCCGGCTTCCGGGTCGAACCGGTGCTGGACGATGGCAGCGGCACCCTCCGTTACGCCCGCGGCTTCGCCGCCCGGATCATGGGCGTTCCGGACCTCGGCCTGCCGGAGGACTTGGTGGATGCCCGGAACGGCGACGTGTTCATCGGCCTCGACCTCACCTCCCATCTGGTCGAGGGACGGGCCGCCCTCAACCGAAGCCTCAAGTCGAGGGGCATCCGAAGCTACTTCGTCGTTTACGACCTGCTGCCGCTCATCCAGCCGGACTGGTTCGTTCCGTTCCATCATTTCCGGATCTGGGTTCAGCAGATCGCGATCCATTGCGAGGGGCTGATCTGCATCTCCCGGTCGGTCGCCGACCAGCTCTTCGACTGGCTGCCCAGACTGGATGTCCAGCGCGACACCCCGCTCAGGATCGGCCACTTCCATCTCGGTGCGGATATCGGCACGACCGCCGCCGGGACCACCGCCGGCGAGCCCGGGCCGGAAGTGGCTCGCGTGCTGAGCAGCCGCCATCCGGTGTTTCTGACGGTCGGTACCGTGGAGCCCCGCAAGGGCCATGCGCAGGCGCTCGCCGCGTTCGAGCAGCTCTGGTCCGAGGGTGTGGAAGCCGAGCTGGTCATCGTCGGCAAGCAGGGCTGGAAAGTCGAAGCTCTGGTGGAAAAACTGCGCGGCCATCCGGAGGCCGGCCGCCGCCTGCACTGGTTCGCGGGGGCATCCGACGCCGACCTCAACGCGCTCTACGGCGGCTGCTCGGCCTTGCTGGCGGTCTCCCTGGATGAAGGCTTCGGCTTGCCGCTGATCGAGGCGGCGAAGCACGCGCAGCCGATCCTGGCGCGCGACCTTCCGGTGTTCCGGGAAATCGCCGGCGATCACGCGAGCTACTTCTCCGGCACGTCGCCACGGGATCTGGCGGACGCGCTGCGCCGGTGGATGCGGGACCAGAAGGCGGGAAAGGTGCGCGGCACTGCCGAAATGCCCTGGCTGACCTGGGAGCAGTCGGCCCGCCGGTTCACCGAAGTGATCTTCGGCGACCTGTGGGACGCGACCTACCACGCGGATAGGGAAGGTTCCGACCGGCGCCAGCCCTTCGCCGGAGCGAATTCGGAAGCCCCGGCCGAAGCGGCCGAAGCGGCGCGGGCAGCGGAACCGGTGGCCGCCGGCTCGGACTGA
- a CDS encoding FkbM family methyltransferase → MPFISFAQNLEDVVLYRALRDVVQGFYVDVGANSPDEQSVTRAFYERGWRGINIEPAQGFDKQLAAARPHDINLAVAAGDSVGTITFYDIPGSELSTADADLARTHQCSGLPWVERQVPVDTLDNILAAHGVSVVHFLKIDVEGMEAAVLRGLSLKSVRPWIILVEATVARTQIPNHEGWEPLLTDRGYRFVYFDGLNRFYVAEEKSALVPRLETPPNIFDDWFRAHDWVARQQAQDLNRQIAEQRTSADVEREVRRAEAAVRTAETEARQREARIRTAEIEVRRREVGARTMEAAARAADATARMSETAARRREIEIRRQETESRLRDAELRRAEAQARDREIALRQSELADRAAERAAWRADVDARLAEWQRVGNENAALHGRIAELDAVVASLNGYIEAVRVSTSWRLTAPVRRAKRALAAVGIGSGGPPEPASTRALAVRAARKAARWAAARPLIRQAVLPILLRHPALERGARALLARQEPAPQPHPPIPSPPQAAEDLPLPAGADTATLAGRPLSAAERSVETMLRHALTRAR, encoded by the coding sequence ATGCCGTTCATTTCCTTCGCCCAGAACCTCGAAGATGTCGTCCTCTACCGCGCGCTGCGCGATGTCGTCCAGGGATTCTATGTAGATGTCGGCGCCAACAGTCCCGACGAGCAGTCGGTCACCCGGGCGTTTTACGAGCGCGGGTGGCGCGGCATCAACATCGAGCCGGCCCAGGGCTTCGACAAGCAGCTCGCGGCGGCGAGGCCCCACGACATCAACCTGGCGGTGGCGGCCGGCGATTCCGTGGGAACGATCACCTTCTACGACATTCCCGGCAGCGAACTGTCGACCGCCGATGCCGATCTGGCACGGACGCACCAATGCTCCGGCCTTCCCTGGGTCGAGCGTCAGGTTCCCGTGGACACGCTGGACAATATCCTCGCGGCGCACGGGGTATCGGTCGTCCACTTCCTGAAGATCGATGTCGAGGGGATGGAGGCCGCAGTTCTGCGCGGCCTTTCGCTGAAATCGGTACGGCCCTGGATCATCCTGGTCGAGGCGACGGTAGCCCGTACCCAGATCCCGAACCACGAGGGTTGGGAACCGCTGCTGACCGACCGCGGCTATCGCTTCGTCTATTTCGACGGGCTGAACCGCTTCTACGTCGCGGAGGAGAAATCAGCGCTCGTTCCGCGCTTGGAAACGCCGCCGAACATCTTCGACGACTGGTTCCGGGCTCACGACTGGGTCGCCCGCCAGCAGGCCCAGGATCTAAACCGGCAGATCGCCGAGCAGCGCACCTCCGCGGATGTCGAGCGGGAGGTCCGGCGCGCCGAGGCGGCGGTGCGCACCGCCGAAACGGAAGCCCGCCAGCGGGAAGCCAGGATCCGCACCGCCGAAATCGAAGTCCGCCGCCGCGAGGTCGGTGCCCGGACGATGGAGGCGGCCGCGCGGGCGGCGGATGCGACGGCACGCATGTCGGAGACGGCGGCACGGCGCCGCGAGATCGAGATCCGCCGGCAGGAAACCGAGTCTCGACTCCGGGACGCCGAGCTTCGCCGGGCGGAGGCTCAGGCCCGTGACCGCGAGATCGCCCTGCGGCAGTCGGAGCTTGCCGACCGTGCGGCCGAACGGGCCGCCTGGCGCGCCGACGTGGACGCCCGCCTCGCCGAATGGCAGCGGGTCGGAAACGAGAACGCCGCCCTTCACGGGCGGATCGCGGAACTCGATGCCGTGGTGGCCTCGCTGAACGGCTATATCGAAGCCGTCCGGGTCAGCACATCGTGGCGCCTGACCGCTCCGGTCCGCCGGGCGAAGCGGGCGCTGGCGGCGGTCGGGATCGGATCAGGAGGGCCGCCCGAGCCGGCGTCGACCCGCGCGCTTGCCGTCCGCGCCGCCCGCAAGGCGGCCCGCTGGGCGGCCGCCCGGCCGCTGATCAGGCAGGCGGTCCTGCCGATCCTGCTGCGCCATCCCGCCCTCGAACGCGGGGCGCGCGCCCTGCTGGCACGGCAGGAGCCGGCACCGCAGCCCCACCCCCCGATCCCGTCCCCGCCGCAGGCCGCCGAGGACTTACCGCTACCGGCCGGCGCCGACACGGCCACCCTGGCCGGGCGGCCCCTGTCCGCGGCGGAACGCAGCGTAGAAACAATGCTCCGGCATGCACTGACACGAGCCCGCTGA
- a CDS encoding ABC transporter ATP-binding protein: MTAPVLEVENLGKSFRTYGSEWSRVLSWFGLPAAALTEHWVLRHVGFRVHAGEAIGLVGQNGAGKSTLLKLITGTLRPTTGNVRVHGRIAAILELGMGMNPEFTGRQNVHHVAGLMGFSHGQIEGMMPGIEDFAEIGEYFDQPLRVYSSGMQMRVAFSVATAVKPDILIVDEALSVGDAYFQHKSFDRIRAFRESGTTLLIVSHDRSAIQTLCDRAILLERGTQVKDGAPEEVMDYYNALLAEREGQTVEVRRSEGGAVQTVSGSYEATAEDIALLNQRGEPVEFVGVGEAVMLRVQVRVHQALPRLVMGYMIKDRLGQTIFGTNTFHTGQILEDVPAGSVVTYTAAFNAALGPGSYSVATALVSSDTHLVNNYEWRDLALIFTVSNHDRPYFIGTAWIPPTIRIER; this comes from the coding sequence ATGACGGCCCCCGTGCTGGAAGTCGAGAACCTCGGCAAGTCCTTCCGGACTTACGGCAGCGAGTGGTCGCGCGTGCTTTCCTGGTTCGGATTGCCGGCCGCGGCGCTGACCGAGCACTGGGTCCTGCGCCACGTCGGGTTCCGCGTCCACGCGGGCGAGGCGATCGGCCTGGTCGGGCAGAACGGCGCCGGGAAGAGCACGCTGCTCAAGCTGATCACCGGGACCCTGCGGCCGACCACGGGAAATGTCCGGGTGCACGGCCGGATCGCGGCGATCCTGGAACTGGGCATGGGGATGAACCCGGAGTTCACCGGTCGCCAGAATGTCCACCATGTCGCCGGCCTGATGGGTTTCAGCCACGGGCAGATCGAGGGCATGATGCCCGGGATCGAGGATTTCGCCGAGATCGGCGAGTATTTCGACCAGCCGCTGAGGGTCTATTCCAGCGGCATGCAGATGCGCGTCGCGTTCAGCGTCGCGACCGCCGTGAAGCCTGACATCCTGATCGTGGACGAGGCGCTCTCGGTCGGCGACGCTTATTTCCAGCACAAGAGCTTCGACCGCATCCGCGCCTTCCGGGAAAGCGGCACGACCCTGCTGATCGTCTCCCACGACCGGTCCGCCATCCAGACATTGTGCGACCGCGCGATCCTCCTGGAGCGCGGCACCCAGGTCAAGGACGGCGCCCCGGAGGAGGTCATGGACTATTACAACGCGCTTCTGGCGGAACGAGAAGGCCAGACCGTCGAGGTGCGGCGGAGCGAGGGCGGCGCGGTCCAGACCGTTTCCGGCAGCTACGAGGCGACGGCCGAGGACATCGCGCTGCTGAACCAAAGGGGCGAACCGGTGGAGTTCGTGGGTGTCGGCGAAGCGGTCATGTTGCGCGTCCAGGTCCGGGTACACCAGGCCCTGCCGCGGCTGGTCATGGGCTACATGATCAAGGACCGGCTTGGACAGACGATCTTCGGAACCAACACCTTCCACACCGGGCAGATCCTCGAGGACGTGCCGGCGGGCAGCGTCGTCACCTACACCGCCGCCTTCAACGCGGCTCTGGGTCCCGGCAGCTATTCGGTCGCGACCGCGCTGGTCAGTTCCGACACGCACCTGGTCAACAACTATGAGTGGCGGGACTTGGCACTGATATTCACCGTGAGCAACCACGACAGGCCGTATTTCATCGGAACCGCCTGGATCCCGCCTACCATCAGGATCGAGCGCTGA
- a CDS encoding ABC transporter permease has protein sequence MIAHPLVQVCIYALILSSLLSARLPDMADRPYAYAIYLTAGILCWSLFTDVVTRCLTVFIDNGNLLKKVVFPRICLPLVTAGSALVTNSLLLLAILVVFAVLGHGLPIASLLMLPVLIALTLALALGLGLVLGILNVFIRDIGHVVPLVLQVGFWFTPIVYVPDVLPSEIRPLLSFNPLYPLVGAFHDVLVFGRMPDMPALAGTAVLALALLAVALVMFRRAGAEMVDVL, from the coding sequence ATGATCGCGCATCCCCTGGTCCAGGTCTGCATCTACGCGCTCATCCTCTCCTCCCTTCTCTCGGCCCGCTTACCGGACATGGCCGACCGACCCTATGCCTATGCGATCTACCTGACCGCCGGGATCCTGTGCTGGTCGCTGTTCACCGATGTCGTAACGCGTTGCCTGACAGTTTTCATCGACAACGGCAACCTGCTGAAGAAAGTCGTGTTCCCGCGCATCTGCCTGCCCCTGGTGACGGCCGGCAGCGCCCTGGTCACGAATTCCCTGCTCCTGCTGGCGATCCTCGTCGTCTTCGCCGTGCTGGGCCACGGCCTTCCGATCGCCTCGCTCTTGATGCTGCCCGTCCTGATCGCGCTGACGCTGGCCCTCGCCCTGGGCCTGGGCCTCGTGCTCGGTATCCTGAACGTCTTCATCCGGGATATCGGCCACGTGGTGCCGCTGGTGCTGCAGGTGGGCTTCTGGTTCACGCCGATCGTCTATGTGCCGGACGTGCTGCCATCGGAAATCAGGCCGCTCCTGTCTTTCAATCCCCTGTATCCGCTGGTCGGGGCCTTTCACGATGTCCTGGTGTTCGGCAGGATGCCCGACATGCCGGCTCTCGCGGGAACGGCCGTTCTCGCGCTGGCGCTGCTGGCCGTCGCCCTGGTCATGTTCCGGCGCGCCGGGGCCGAAATGGTCGACGTGCTATGA
- a CDS encoding sensor domain-containing protein: protein MGDSACKEIPADGRDDIDGRPARGASGRPPRAGDVRAAEENRLSQIVDGCPVPVFVIDTSHRVTHWNRACEVVIGASAADMVGTRNQRRIFYGIERPCMADLIVDGAPDDTVRLFYQDKFRRSATVSGAFEAEDYFPNLGGGPCWLSFTAAPLFDEDGVIIGAIETLQDVTGRRNAEAALHAGERRFRELFASMRDGVVIFAPHDDGRDFVLADINPAAEALYRMSRSRALGRRLPEVLASPAQPETTAEQAAELAEAVRRVWRSGVPESLMTVHLDSGGKPLDCRHNRLVRLPTSEVACLSEDITDRQRSQAEQEMVASVFRHTVEGIFVTDSDGVIISVNPAFTQITGYQEGEVIGRSSRLLRSPLQEEAFFDELRSRLEAEGSWQGQIWNRRKNGENFLEWVTITQVLDAAGRPYRYVAIFNDITDLHRKDEQIKHQAYHDALTGLPNRLLLADRIEQAIALARRQDHGVALLFIDLDHFKTINDCHGHDMGDRLLVEVARRLKSCVRESDTVARLGGDEFIVVVGDADVAEGAPQVCQRILKALRAPFSQPPVELVTASIGISLFPDDGGDADTLLKHADIAMYEAKRRSRNTISFFTSEMTRTMMRRLEMESDLRRAIEHDELAVHYQPKVDIQNGTIYGMEALVRWFHPTRGMVPPDEFIPLAEEIGMIVPIGEWVLRTACRDAMELRRQGIPMQLSVNLSMRQFREADLVERIAATISEIGLDPSFLELELTESILMTEATQSIAALNEIKRLGVTLSIDDFGTGYSSLSYLTKLPIDILKIDRSFIQHCGHDGNSATVVSAIINLADQLGHSVVAEGVETVAQLAFLRERRCSRIQGYLIGKPVPLHTFVAQLDRWRKIAVALANPII, encoded by the coding sequence ATGGGCGACAGTGCTTGCAAAGAGATTCCGGCCGACGGGCGCGACGACATCGACGGAAGGCCGGCCAGGGGCGCCTCCGGGCGGCCGCCGCGTGCCGGCGATGTCCGCGCGGCGGAGGAAAACCGGCTGTCCCAGATCGTCGACGGGTGCCCGGTACCCGTCTTCGTGATCGATACCTCCCACCGGGTGACCCACTGGAACCGGGCCTGCGAAGTCGTGATCGGCGCCAGCGCCGCGGACATGGTCGGCACGCGAAACCAGCGGCGGATCTTCTACGGTATCGAGCGGCCGTGCATGGCGGACCTGATCGTGGACGGCGCGCCCGACGATACCGTGCGCCTGTTCTACCAGGACAAGTTCCGGCGGTCGGCGACCGTCTCCGGGGCGTTCGAGGCCGAGGACTATTTCCCGAACCTGGGCGGCGGGCCTTGCTGGCTGTCGTTCACCGCCGCCCCGCTGTTCGACGAGGACGGGGTGATCATCGGCGCGATCGAGACCCTGCAGGATGTCACCGGCCGCCGGAACGCGGAGGCGGCGCTACATGCCGGCGAACGGCGCTTCCGGGAGCTGTTCGCGAGCATGCGCGACGGCGTCGTGATCTTCGCCCCCCACGACGACGGCCGCGACTTCGTGCTGGCGGACATCAACCCGGCGGCCGAGGCGCTCTACCGCATGTCGCGCAGCCGCGCCCTGGGGCGCCGCCTGCCGGAAGTGCTGGCGTCCCCGGCCCAGCCGGAGACCACCGCCGAACAGGCGGCGGAGCTGGCCGAGGCGGTCCGGCGGGTCTGGCGCTCGGGCGTTCCGGAAAGCCTGATGACGGTCCACCTGGATTCAGGCGGCAAGCCCCTGGACTGCCGGCACAACCGCCTGGTCCGGCTGCCCACATCCGAGGTCGCCTGCCTCTCGGAGGACATCACCGACCGGCAGCGCAGCCAAGCCGAGCAGGAAATGGTGGCCAGCGTGTTCCGGCACACGGTCGAGGGCATCTTCGTCACCGACTCCGACGGCGTCATCATATCGGTCAACCCTGCCTTCACCCAGATCACCGGTTACCAGGAGGGCGAGGTAATCGGGCGGTCGTCGCGGCTGCTGCGGTCCCCCCTCCAGGAGGAGGCCTTCTTCGACGAGCTGCGGTCCCGGCTGGAAGCCGAAGGGAGCTGGCAGGGCCAGATCTGGAACCGCCGCAAGAACGGCGAGAACTTCCTGGAGTGGGTGACGATCACCCAGGTGCTCGACGCGGCCGGGCGGCCCTACCGGTACGTCGCCATTTTCAACGACATCACGGACCTTCACCGCAAGGATGAGCAGATCAAGCACCAGGCCTACCACGACGCCCTGACCGGACTGCCCAACAGGCTGCTGCTGGCCGACCGGATCGAGCAGGCCATCGCGCTGGCCCGGCGCCAGGACCATGGCGTCGCCCTTCTGTTCATCGACCTGGACCATTTCAAGACGATCAACGACTGCCATGGCCACGACATGGGCGACCGGCTGCTGGTCGAGGTGGCGCGGCGGCTGAAATCGTGCGTGCGCGAAAGCGACACGGTCGCCCGGCTGGGCGGCGACGAGTTCATCGTCGTCGTGGGCGACGCCGACGTGGCCGAGGGCGCTCCCCAGGTCTGCCAGCGCATCCTGAAGGCCCTGCGGGCGCCGTTCTCCCAGCCCCCGGTGGAACTGGTGACCGCCAGCATCGGGATCAGCCTGTTCCCGGACGACGGGGGGGATGCCGATACCCTGCTGAAGCACGCCGACATCGCGATGTACGAGGCCAAGCGCCGAAGCCGCAACACGATCAGCTTCTTCACCTCCGAAATGACTCGTACCATGATGCGGCGCCTGGAGATGGAGAGCGACCTGCGCCGGGCGATCGAGCACGACGAGCTGGCGGTCCATTACCAGCCCAAGGTGGACATCCAGAACGGCACCATCTACGGCATGGAGGCGCTGGTCCGCTGGTTCCACCCGACCCGGGGGATGGTGCCGCCCGACGAGTTCATTCCCCTGGCCGAAGAGATCGGCATGATCGTGCCGATCGGCGAGTGGGTGCTGCGTACCGCATGCAGGGACGCCATGGAACTGCGCCGCCAGGGCATCCCGATGCAGCTTTCGGTCAACCTGTCCATGCGGCAGTTCCGCGAGGCGGACCTGGTCGAGCGGATCGCCGCCACCATAAGCGAGATCGGCCTGGACCCGTCCTTCCTGGAACTGGAGCTGACCGAGTCGATCCTGATGACGGAGGCGACCCAGAGCATCGCGGCGCTCAACGAGATCAAGCGGCTCGGCGTCACGCTGTCCATCGACGATTTCGGCACCGGCTATTCCAGCCTCAGCTACCTGACCAAGCTGCCGATCGACATCCTCAAGATCGACCGGAGCTTCATCCAGCATTGCGGCCACGACGGCAACAGCGCCACGGTCGTGTCCGCGATCATCAACCTGGCGGACCAGCTCGGCCATTCCGTGGTGGCCGAGGGGGTCGAGACGGTCGCCCAGCTGGCTTTCCTGAGGGAGCGCCGGTGCAGCAGGATACAGGGCTACCTGATCGGCAAGCCGGTCCCGCTGCACACCTTCGTGGCGCAGCTCGACCGCTGGCGCAAGATAGCGGTCGCGCTGGCGAACCCGATCATCTAA
- a CDS encoding NUDIX domain-containing protein, with the protein MPHSRARHPAVTTLPAVSEENPWKTLSGEVRYENKWIRVTEHQVVNPSGNPGIYGVVHFKSVAIGVLPVDAEGCVHLVGQYRYSLNAYSWEMPEGGGAPDMPPIEEAKRELREETGLVARQWLELLPIHTSNSICDEHGVIYLAWDMELTESEPEETEQLTIVRMPFASVVDLVMEGAITDSMTVAAVLKAQLLAERGALPEALSRLMLRR; encoded by the coding sequence ATGCCTCATTCACGGGCGAGACACCCTGCCGTAACCACCCTGCCGGCCGTCTCGGAAGAGAATCCCTGGAAGACCCTGAGCGGCGAGGTCCGCTACGAGAACAAGTGGATCCGCGTCACCGAGCACCAGGTGGTCAATCCGTCGGGCAACCCCGGGATCTACGGCGTGGTCCATTTCAAGAGCGTCGCCATCGGCGTGCTGCCGGTCGACGCCGAAGGCTGCGTCCATCTGGTCGGGCAGTACCGCTACTCGCTGAACGCCTACAGCTGGGAAATGCCGGAGGGCGGCGGCGCGCCGGACATGCCGCCGATCGAGGAGGCGAAGCGCGAGCTGCGGGAGGAGACCGGGCTGGTGGCGCGCCAGTGGCTGGAACTGCTGCCGATCCATACCTCCAACAGCATCTGCGACGAGCACGGCGTGATCTATCTCGCCTGGGACATGGAGCTCACGGAGTCGGAACCGGAGGAGACGGAGCAGCTGACAATCGTCCGGATGCCGTTCGCCAGCGTCGTGGACCTGGTGATGGAGGGCGCCATCACCGATTCCATGACGGTTGCCGCTGTGCTGAAGGCTCAACTGCTGGCTGAGAGGGGCGCATTGCCGGAGGCCCTCTCCCGATTGATGCTCCGCCGCTGA